One Paraburkholderia agricolaris genomic region harbors:
- a CDS encoding ABC transporter substrate-binding protein, whose protein sequence is MSQRRGFHSGRRHVLLGLAGSAAGVALGPFTPLAQAAVQDSTVAPRRGGRLTVLVNPEPNALVNFATTAGAEQRISPKVTEGLLAYDFNVQPRAQLATAWSISPDGLQYTFRLREGVRWHDGQPFTSKDVAVSIGLLKQYHSRGRSTFANVLAVETPDPHTALLKLSKPAPYLIYALAASESPIVPAHIYGSGNPLENPHNIEPIGTGPYRFKRWERGSHVVFVRNPDYWDAPKPYIDELVVRFIGDPAARAVALETGELDLAGENPVPLADVQRLAALPHLALETRGYSYNAAQTQLQFNLDNPYLSKQKVRQAIAHSIDRQAILKSVWYGYGIVSPSPISPLLTQFYDPDVPSLPYDPGKAGQLLDEAGLPRQANGFRFPLTIDFNPYDPTFARLAEYLRQTLRRVGIESTVRSQDFGAYVRRIYTDRDFALDANFLGNTFDPTVGVQRLYWSRNFKKGVAFSNASHYDSPEVDHLLEAAAVENDPRTRVEYFKKFQWAVARDLPIVNLVTLKQVTLYNRRVHNHTVTADGLGGNLADVFLA, encoded by the coding sequence ATGAGTCAGCGCAGAGGATTTCATTCTGGACGTCGTCACGTATTGCTGGGGCTCGCAGGCAGTGCGGCGGGTGTCGCGCTCGGCCCATTCACGCCGTTGGCGCAGGCCGCGGTTCAGGACAGCACAGTGGCGCCGCGACGCGGCGGCCGGTTGACGGTACTGGTGAATCCGGAACCGAACGCACTGGTCAACTTCGCAACCACGGCGGGCGCGGAACAGCGAATCAGCCCCAAGGTGACCGAAGGTCTGCTGGCCTATGACTTCAACGTGCAGCCGCGCGCGCAACTCGCCACCGCCTGGTCGATCAGCCCCGACGGTTTGCAGTACACGTTCCGGCTGCGAGAGGGTGTGCGTTGGCACGACGGCCAGCCGTTCACCTCGAAAGACGTGGCGGTGTCGATCGGACTGCTCAAGCAGTATCACTCGCGTGGCCGCTCGACCTTTGCCAACGTGCTGGCAGTAGAGACGCCCGACCCACACACGGCGTTGCTGAAGTTATCGAAGCCGGCACCGTATCTGATCTATGCGCTTGCCGCATCGGAATCGCCGATCGTGCCCGCGCACATCTACGGCAGCGGGAATCCGCTAGAGAATCCTCATAACATCGAGCCGATCGGCACGGGACCCTATCGGTTCAAGCGTTGGGAGCGGGGCAGTCATGTGGTGTTCGTGCGCAATCCTGACTACTGGGACGCGCCGAAACCTTATATCGACGAACTGGTTGTGCGCTTTATCGGCGATCCGGCGGCGCGGGCCGTGGCACTTGAAACCGGCGAGCTGGATCTGGCGGGTGAAAATCCGGTGCCTCTCGCCGACGTCCAGCGCCTCGCGGCTCTGCCACATCTGGCGCTGGAAACACGCGGCTATAGCTACAATGCCGCGCAAACCCAGTTGCAGTTCAATCTCGATAACCCCTATCTGTCGAAGCAGAAGGTCCGTCAGGCAATTGCGCACAGCATCGACCGGCAGGCAATCCTGAAGTCGGTATGGTACGGCTACGGGATCGTTTCGCCGTCACCGATCAGTCCGCTCTTGACCCAGTTCTATGATCCGGATGTGCCGAGCTTGCCGTACGATCCCGGCAAAGCCGGGCAATTACTCGACGAGGCGGGTTTGCCGCGGCAGGCCAACGGTTTTCGCTTTCCGTTGACGATCGATTTCAACCCGTACGACCCAACTTTCGCCCGCCTTGCTGAATATTTACGGCAGACGTTGCGTCGCGTAGGGATCGAGTCGACCGTGCGCTCGCAGGATTTCGGCGCCTATGTGAGGCGGATCTACACCGATCGCGATTTCGCTCTCGATGCCAACTTTCTCGGCAATACCTTCGATCCGACCGTGGGTGTGCAGCGCCTTTACTGGTCGCGCAACTTCAAGAAAGGGGTGGCGTTCTCCAACGCGTCGCACTATGACAGCCCCGAGGTCGACCATCTGCTCGAAGCGGCCGCGGTGGAGAACGATCCGCGCACGCGCGTCGAGTACTTTAAAAAGTTCCAGTGGGCGGTGGCGCGTGACCTGCCGATCGTCAATCTGGTCACGCTCAAGCAGGT
- a CDS encoding porin, translating to MKKLLFAFSVSSLMAGTASAQSSVTLYGIVTGNVTYTNNAQTAATSASGKPKGGTQVSQFDSGSSGLSSSRWGLKGVEDLGGGLKAVFQLESGLSVNSGALGQGGTEFGRQAWVGVTAERYGTFTLGRQGDTSVEFVSPLIHGWYWGNLSIHPADYDNLNFTHRINNSIKYLSDSFNGFRFGGLYSVGGVAGNVTQNQLWSAGGSYTGGAFAIAASIVNARNPNTSLYGTNANASATGNNLGSAGSATAPESNPAIAGFASARTQQTISVATTYTSGGAIFGAAYSNTQFRGLGSNASLNPLNYSGSTTLSTVSASLRYQATPFLRFGTSFDYTEGGSVGGKGSAKYEQLNLGTAYSLSKATDLYLTGAYQHASGTDSLGRPAVAAIGYLTPSATSKQVAVSAGIKHLF from the coding sequence ATGAAAAAACTGCTTTTTGCTTTTAGCGTTTCCTCATTAATGGCCGGCACGGCAAGTGCGCAAAGCAGCGTCACGCTGTATGGGATCGTCACCGGTAACGTCACGTATACGAACAACGCGCAAACCGCTGCAACGTCCGCGTCCGGCAAACCGAAGGGCGGCACCCAGGTGTCGCAGTTCGATAGCGGTTCATCGGGCCTGTCGTCGAGCCGCTGGGGCCTGAAAGGCGTGGAAGATCTGGGAGGCGGATTGAAGGCCGTGTTCCAGCTTGAAAGCGGGCTCAGTGTGAATAGCGGCGCGCTTGGACAAGGGGGTACCGAGTTCGGCCGCCAGGCGTGGGTAGGTGTCACAGCCGAGCGCTACGGCACCTTCACGCTCGGACGCCAGGGCGACACGTCGGTGGAATTCGTGTCGCCGTTGATCCACGGCTGGTATTGGGGCAACCTCTCGATCCACCCCGCCGACTATGACAATCTGAACTTCACGCACCGCATCAACAATTCGATCAAGTACCTGTCGGATTCTTTCAACGGCTTCCGTTTCGGCGGACTGTACAGCGTGGGCGGCGTGGCCGGGAACGTGACGCAGAATCAGCTCTGGTCCGCGGGCGGCAGCTATACCGGAGGAGCGTTCGCGATCGCCGCGTCGATCGTCAACGCACGCAACCCGAATACGTCGCTCTACGGCACTAACGCCAATGCGAGCGCCACGGGCAATAACCTGGGTTCCGCCGGGTCGGCCACGGCGCCCGAATCCAATCCCGCGATTGCCGGTTTCGCATCGGCCCGCACACAGCAGACCATTTCGGTTGCAACGACCTATACGAGCGGCGGTGCGATCTTCGGCGCGGCGTACTCGAATACGCAGTTCCGCGGACTAGGCTCGAACGCGTCGCTCAATCCGCTCAACTACAGCGGTTCGACCACGCTCAGTACCGTTAGTGCGAGCCTGCGCTATCAGGCCACGCCGTTCCTGCGCTTCGGTACATCGTTCGACTACACGGAGGGAGGAAGCGTCGGTGGCAAGGGCAGCGCGAAGTACGAGCAGTTGAATCTCGGCACGGCGTACTCGCTATCGAAAGCCACCGATCTGTACCTGACCGGCGCCTACCAGCACGCCAGCGGCACCGACTCGCTGGGCCGGCCGGCGGTTGCTGCGATCGGGTATCTCACGCCGTCCGCGACCAGCAAACAGGTGGCGGTCTCGGCGGGCATCAAGCACCTGTTCTGA
- a CDS encoding DUF3088 domain-containing protein, which produces MSRDLLLLLEPGFTDPKHPGERFICPDGAPIEGLLASDPALNARLDIRRLPFPRPRAAVVEALDAEHQSLPVLILGDDQPAPADAQTLGEKRFVTDTRRILDLLAQRHGFPKVH; this is translated from the coding sequence ATGAGCCGAGATCTGCTTTTACTGTTGGAACCGGGCTTCACCGATCCGAAACATCCCGGTGAGCGCTTTATCTGCCCGGATGGCGCGCCTATTGAAGGCTTGCTGGCCAGCGACCCGGCGCTCAACGCGCGGCTGGATATTCGCCGCCTGCCGTTCCCGCGTCCGCGCGCCGCGGTTGTGGAGGCGCTCGACGCCGAGCATCAGAGTCTGCCGGTATTGATTCTCGGCGACGACCAGCCGGCACCCGCCGATGCGCAGACGCTGGGAGAAAAGCGCTTCGTGACGGATACGCGCCGGATCCTCGACCTGCTCGCGCAGCGGCACGGTTTCCCCAAGGTGCACTGA
- a CDS encoding acyl-CoA dehydrogenase family protein, translated as MQVSQESAARARLQAALAALPALAEAIGEDAAQREVRRELPFDRFALFRESGLGVLRFPAEWGGLGGSLEDLFHVIATLAAHESNVAHALRIHFDLTEQLLLSPRSAFNDTQIERVQNGAIFGGASTELGTARPGEIVTRLVRDGEHFRVTGKKYYSTGTAFSDYARINVQDENDEKVSIVIPVAREGLQVLDDWDGMGQRMTASGSLVLDNVQVFAHEIATRGYTSLAGRHGSAVRQLHLVTVAAGIVRNILADARRYVTQYGRPVLHSPAASAREDGFVQQVVGDLAAHSLSIDALVAQNARTLDRSANAIRSGAANAEDLVLEGALATAKTQLVVSKLALHAGERLFEIGGASATGRAHNFDRHWRNLRTIFSHNPLLHKARVVGDYELNGVTTHLTEGRVF; from the coding sequence ATGCAGGTCTCTCAGGAAAGCGCGGCGCGTGCGCGGCTTCAGGCGGCACTCGCCGCGTTGCCGGCGCTCGCCGAAGCAATCGGCGAAGATGCGGCGCAACGCGAAGTACGTCGCGAGTTGCCGTTCGACCGCTTCGCGTTGTTTCGCGAATCGGGGCTGGGCGTGCTCCGTTTTCCGGCCGAGTGGGGTGGCCTCGGTGGTTCGCTGGAAGACCTCTTTCATGTGATCGCCACACTGGCCGCGCATGAGTCGAATGTTGCACATGCGTTGCGGATTCATTTCGATCTGACCGAGCAGTTGCTGTTGTCGCCGCGCTCCGCGTTCAACGACACGCAGATCGAGCGGGTACAGAACGGAGCGATCTTCGGCGGTGCGTCGACGGAACTCGGTACCGCGAGGCCTGGCGAAATCGTCACCAGACTGGTGCGCGACGGTGAGCACTTTCGCGTGACGGGGAAAAAGTACTACTCGACCGGCACCGCGTTCTCCGACTATGCGCGTATCAATGTGCAGGACGAGAACGACGAGAAGGTGTCGATCGTGATTCCGGTCGCTCGCGAAGGCTTGCAGGTACTCGACGACTGGGACGGAATGGGGCAGCGCATGACGGCGAGCGGCAGCCTGGTGCTCGACAATGTGCAGGTCTTTGCGCATGAAATCGCGACGCGCGGCTATACGAGTCTCGCGGGCCGCCATGGCAGCGCGGTGCGGCAGTTGCATCTGGTCACGGTCGCGGCAGGGATCGTGCGCAACATTCTCGCGGATGCGCGGCGCTACGTGACGCAATACGGGCGCCCGGTACTGCATAGCCCGGCAGCCTCGGCGCGCGAAGACGGTTTCGTGCAGCAGGTGGTGGGCGATCTCGCGGCGCACAGCCTCTCGATCGACGCGCTGGTGGCGCAAAACGCCCGCACCCTGGACCGCTCGGCCAATGCGATCCGCAGCGGCGCGGCCAATGCGGAAGATCTCGTGCTGGAAGGGGCGCTGGCGACCGCCAAAACGCAACTGGTGGTCAGCAAACTGGCCCTTCATGCGGGCGAGCGTCTGTTTGAAATCGGCGGGGCTTCGGCTACGGGGCGCGCGCACAATTTCGACCGTCACTGGCGCAATCTGCGCACCATCTTCAGCCATAACCCCTTGCTGCATAAAGCGCGCGTGGTCGGCGATTACGAGTTGAACGGCGTGACCACGCACCTGACCGAAGGCCGCGTTTTCTGA
- a CDS encoding co-chaperone GroES: MSLRPLHDRLIVKRLDQETKTASGIVIPESAAEKPDQGEVIAIGPGKRDSDGKRIEPDLKVGERVLFGKYAGQSVKVDGNELLVLREEDVVAVVTQ, encoded by the coding sequence ATGAGCCTACGTCCCTTGCATGACCGCTTGATCGTCAAGCGTCTCGACCAGGAAACCAAAACTGCTTCAGGCATCGTCATTCCTGAAAGCGCCGCCGAAAAGCCGGACCAGGGTGAAGTGATCGCCATTGGACCGGGTAAGCGCGATAGCGACGGCAAGCGTATCGAGCCGGATCTGAAAGTCGGCGAACGTGTGCTGTTCGGCAAGTACGCCGGCCAGTCGGTCAAGGTCGACGGCAACGAACTGCTCGTGCTGCGCGAAGAAGATGTTGTGGCAGTGGTCACTCAATAA
- the groL gene encoding chaperonin GroEL (60 kDa chaperone family; promotes refolding of misfolded polypeptides especially under stressful conditions; forms two stacked rings of heptamers to form a barrel-shaped 14mer; ends can be capped by GroES; misfolded proteins enter the barrel where they are refolded when GroES binds), whose product MAAKEIIFSDVARSKLVEGVNILANAVKVTLGPKGRNVVLERSFGSPVVTKDGVSVAKEIELSDRVQNIGAQLVKEVASRTSDAAGDGTTTATVLAQAIVREGQKYVAAGLNPLDLKRGIDKAVVAAIEELRKISKPTTTSKEIAQVATISANGEESIGQRIAEAIDRVGKEGVITVEDGKSLDDELDVVEGLQFDRGYLSPYFINDQDKQVAVLDNPFVLLHDKKVSNIRDLLPILEQVAKAGRPLLIIAEDVEGEALATLVVNNIRGILKTVAVKAPGFGDRRKALLEDIAILTGGQVIAEETGLSLEKATLAELGQAKRIEVGKENTTVIDGAGDSKNIEARVKQIRTQIEEASSDYDREKLQERVAKLAGGVAVIKVGGATEIEVKEKKDRVDDALHATRAAVEEGIVPGGGVALIRVKQAISGLKGVNADQDAGIKIVLRALEEPLRQIVTNAGEEASVVVAKVAEGTGNFGYNAQTGEYGDLVESGVLDPTKVTRTALQNAASVAGLLLTTDATVHEAPKDAPAAGQPGGPGAGGPGLDF is encoded by the coding sequence ATGGCAGCAAAAGAAATTATTTTTAGCGACGTCGCCCGCTCGAAACTGGTCGAAGGCGTCAACATCCTGGCCAACGCGGTCAAGGTCACACTCGGCCCGAAAGGACGCAACGTTGTGCTGGAGCGGAGCTTCGGCTCGCCGGTCGTGACCAAAGACGGCGTCTCGGTCGCCAAGGAAATCGAATTGTCGGACCGCGTGCAGAACATCGGCGCGCAACTCGTGAAAGAAGTCGCCTCGCGTACCAGCGACGCCGCCGGCGACGGCACCACCACCGCAACCGTGCTTGCACAAGCGATCGTGCGTGAAGGCCAGAAATACGTCGCGGCGGGCCTCAACCCGCTGGACCTGAAACGCGGCATCGACAAGGCCGTGGTCGCCGCGATCGAAGAACTCAGGAAGATCAGCAAGCCGACTACCACCAGCAAGGAAATCGCCCAGGTCGCGACGATTTCGGCCAACGGTGAAGAATCGATCGGCCAGCGGATTGCCGAAGCGATCGACCGGGTCGGCAAGGAAGGCGTCATTACCGTTGAAGACGGCAAGTCGCTCGACGATGAACTCGATGTGGTGGAGGGTCTGCAGTTCGATCGCGGCTACCTGTCGCCCTATTTCATCAACGATCAGGACAAACAGGTTGCCGTGCTCGATAACCCGTTCGTGCTGCTGCACGACAAGAAGGTTTCGAACATCCGTGATCTGCTGCCGATTCTGGAACAGGTCGCGAAAGCCGGCCGCCCGCTGCTGATCATCGCGGAAGACGTCGAAGGCGAGGCGCTCGCCACCCTGGTGGTGAACAACATTCGCGGCATTCTGAAAACGGTCGCGGTCAAGGCGCCGGGTTTCGGCGACCGCCGCAAGGCACTGCTCGAAGACATCGCGATCCTGACCGGCGGCCAGGTGATCGCTGAGGAAACCGGCCTGTCGCTCGAAAAGGCGACGCTCGCGGAACTCGGTCAGGCCAAGCGCATCGAGGTGGGCAAGGAGAACACCACGGTCATCGACGGCGCGGGCGACAGCAAGAACATCGAAGCGCGCGTGAAGCAGATTCGCACGCAGATCGAGGAAGCGAGCTCCGATTACGACCGCGAGAAACTGCAGGAACGTGTCGCGAAGCTGGCGGGCGGCGTTGCCGTCATCAAGGTGGGCGGTGCGACCGAGATCGAAGTCAAGGAAAAGAAAGACCGTGTCGACGACGCGCTGCACGCCACGCGCGCCGCGGTCGAAGAAGGCATTGTGCCGGGCGGCGGCGTCGCGCTGATTCGCGTGAAGCAGGCCATCAGCGGGCTCAAGGGCGTGAACGCCGATCAGGATGCGGGCATCAAGATCGTGCTGCGCGCGCTCGAAGAACCGCTGCGCCAGATCGTGACGAACGCAGGCGAAGAGGCCAGCGTGGTGGTTGCGAAAGTGGCCGAAGGCACGGGCAACTTCGGTTATAACGCGCAGACCGGCGAGTACGGCGACCTCGTGGAATCGGGCGTGCTCGATCCGACCAAGGTCACGCGTACGGCGCTGCAAAACGCGGCGTCGGTTGCGGGTCTGCTGTTGACCACCGACGCCACCGTGCATGAAGCGCCGAAGGATGCGCCGGCAGCGGGCCAGCCGGGCGGTCCGGGCGCAGGCGGACCGGGCCTGGACTTCTAG
- a CDS encoding CmcJ/NvfI family oxidoreductase, translating into MSDIVIDAPVLATTIEAELNYLEFTGEKPVSYQYDPPPGVPKRSGVYRAHRVSISNARVAPPPGVLSLDRNGFELHRHASALSDFSDPAKIESVYYPEAERLLKQATGARRVVVFDHTLRDGNPERGNGMREPVKYIHNDQTFVSGPRRVRDHLPAAEAERLLQGRVAIVNLWRPIGETVHASPLALCDSRSITLNDLVASDLVYPDKVGETYALVFNPRHRWYYFPHMSPDEYLLLKIYDSAGDAIARLTAHTAFDDPTSPADAPPRRSIELRTLLFF; encoded by the coding sequence ATGAGCGATATCGTCATCGATGCACCGGTGTTGGCCACGACAATCGAGGCGGAACTGAACTACCTCGAATTCACCGGCGAGAAACCGGTGTCATATCAGTACGACCCGCCACCGGGTGTTCCGAAGCGCAGCGGCGTGTACCGGGCGCACCGGGTCAGCATTTCGAATGCGCGCGTTGCACCGCCGCCTGGTGTGCTGTCGCTCGATCGTAACGGCTTCGAACTGCATCGGCATGCCAGCGCGTTGAGTGACTTCTCCGATCCGGCAAAGATCGAGTCTGTCTACTATCCGGAGGCTGAACGCCTGCTGAAGCAGGCTACCGGTGCCCGGCGTGTAGTCGTGTTCGACCATACGCTGCGCGACGGCAATCCTGAACGCGGCAATGGCATGAGAGAGCCGGTCAAGTACATCCATAACGACCAGACGTTTGTGTCGGGGCCGCGCCGGGTGCGCGATCATTTGCCGGCAGCGGAAGCCGAACGTTTGCTGCAAGGCCGCGTGGCGATCGTCAATCTATGGCGTCCGATCGGAGAAACGGTGCACGCGTCGCCGCTCGCGCTATGCGATTCGCGCAGTATTACGCTCAACGATCTGGTGGCGTCGGACCTGGTGTATCCCGACAAGGTTGGCGAGACGTATGCGCTGGTGTTCAATCCGCGGCACCGCTGGTACTACTTCCCGCATATGTCGCCGGATGAGTACCTGTTGCTGAAGATCTACGATTCGGCGGGTGACGCAATCGCGCGCCTGACGGCCCACACGGCATTCGATGATCCCACGTCGCCGGCCGATGCGCCGCCGCGCAGAAGCATTGAGCTGCGCACGCTGCTGTTCTTCTGA
- a CDS encoding SDR family NAD(P)-dependent oxidoreductase: MTGTVEERQERTRFAWIAGVGASAGLGAALARRFAQGGLSVVVTGRSRERLDAIVDEIRSAGGHAVAAPGDVTREADLAAIAGQITTQGTLEVAIFNAAGATRAPTLELSAEQFEAAWRVTTLGGFLFARAALQPLLAAGRGSLLFTGATASLRGRPPFAAFASAKAGLRSLTQSLAREFGPRNIHVAHVVVDGGIDGERLRTSSPQRVAERGEDGLLNPADIADAYWYLHQQARSAWSQEIDLRPFNESF; encoded by the coding sequence ATGACCGGGACTGTCGAAGAGCGGCAGGAGAGGACGCGTTTCGCGTGGATTGCCGGGGTGGGCGCGAGCGCCGGATTGGGTGCGGCGCTCGCGCGCCGCTTCGCTCAGGGCGGCTTAAGCGTGGTCGTGACGGGGCGCTCGCGTGAGCGGCTCGATGCGATCGTCGACGAAATCCGCAGTGCCGGCGGCCATGCGGTGGCTGCGCCGGGCGACGTCACGCGCGAAGCGGATCTGGCTGCGATTGCCGGGCAAATCACGACGCAAGGCACGCTCGAAGTGGCCATTTTCAACGCCGCCGGTGCGACGCGTGCGCCGACGCTCGAACTGAGCGCGGAGCAGTTCGAGGCCGCATGGCGAGTGACGACGCTCGGCGGTTTTCTGTTTGCGCGTGCGGCGCTGCAACCGTTGCTGGCGGCCGGCCGAGGTTCGTTACTCTTTACTGGCGCGACTGCATCGCTGCGCGGGCGTCCGCCGTTTGCCGCGTTCGCTTCCGCCAAAGCCGGTTTGCGCTCGCTGACGCAAAGCCTCGCGCGCGAGTTCGGGCCGCGCAATATCCATGTTGCGCATGTGGTGGTCGACGGCGGCATCGACGGCGAGCGCCTGCGTACGTCCTCGCCGCAGCGGGTGGCCGAGCGCGGTGAGGACGGCCTCCTGAATCCTGCCGATATCGCCGACGCCTACTGGTATCTCCATCAGCAGGCGCGCAGTGCATGGTCGCAGGAAATCGATCTGCGGCCATTCAACGAATCGTTTTGA
- a CDS encoding LLM class flavin-dependent oxidoreductase: MSKRSGHLRLGAFLYPSGHHIAAWRHPEAQADAGVNFRHYVRLAQTAEAAKFDLIFLADGVGTRGDNLDFLSRTAHSYVAQFEPLTLLSALAAVTERIGLVGTASTSFNEPYHIARKFASLDHISGGRAGWNLVTSSSEHEAKNFNRDRHFDHAERYARAAEFAEVTEGLWDSWDDDAFVRNKAEGRFFDPDKRHVLDHKGRFFQVKGPLNVARSPQGHPVVVQAGSSEAGRDLAAKTAEVIFTAQQTLQDAVDFYADVKGRMEAYGRHPDDLKIMPGVFPIVGRTEEEAKEKFEQLQSLIDPRVGLALVSGLTGGFDLSAYPLDGPIPELPETNASKSRQLLTLELARRENLTIRQLYLRIAGARGHWQLVGTPAQIVDQLEERFVNHGADGFNVMPPVLPHGLTDFVELVVPELRRRGLFRQDYEGRTLRENLGLRRPGNRYFSVASLESGA; the protein is encoded by the coding sequence ATGAGCAAACGTAGCGGGCACCTGCGCCTCGGCGCTTTCCTTTATCCGTCCGGGCACCACATTGCGGCGTGGCGGCATCCCGAGGCGCAGGCGGACGCCGGCGTCAACTTCCGCCACTACGTCCGGCTCGCGCAAACGGCCGAGGCCGCGAAGTTCGATCTGATCTTTCTCGCCGACGGCGTGGGGACACGCGGAGACAACCTCGACTTTCTGAGCCGCACGGCGCATAGCTACGTTGCGCAGTTCGAGCCGCTCACGTTGCTGTCGGCGCTGGCGGCGGTGACCGAGCGTATTGGCCTCGTCGGCACCGCGTCGACGAGCTTCAACGAGCCGTATCACATTGCCCGCAAGTTCGCGTCGCTCGATCACATCAGCGGCGGACGCGCGGGCTGGAATCTGGTTACCTCGTCGAGCGAGCACGAAGCAAAGAACTTCAATCGTGACAGGCACTTCGACCACGCCGAGCGCTATGCGCGCGCTGCCGAATTCGCGGAGGTGACCGAGGGCTTGTGGGACAGTTGGGACGACGACGCGTTCGTTCGCAACAAGGCCGAAGGGCGCTTCTTCGACCCGGACAAGCGGCATGTGCTCGATCACAAGGGCCGCTTCTTCCAGGTCAAGGGGCCGCTGAACGTGGCCCGTTCCCCGCAGGGGCATCCGGTTGTCGTGCAGGCGGGATCGTCCGAAGCCGGCCGCGACCTTGCAGCGAAAACGGCCGAGGTGATCTTTACGGCGCAGCAAACGCTGCAGGATGCGGTGGATTTCTACGCGGACGTGAAAGGGCGCATGGAGGCCTACGGTCGTCACCCCGACGATCTGAAAATCATGCCGGGCGTGTTTCCGATTGTCGGCCGCACCGAAGAGGAGGCGAAAGAGAAGTTCGAGCAATTGCAGTCGCTCATTGATCCACGGGTCGGGCTGGCACTGGTATCCGGACTGACCGGTGGCTTCGATCTCTCGGCTTATCCGCTCGACGGCCCGATCCCGGAACTGCCTGAAACGAATGCCAGCAAGAGCCGTCAGTTGCTGACGCTCGAACTGGCGCGCCGCGAGAACCTGACGATCCGCCAGCTCTATTTGCGAATCGCGGGTGCGCGGGGCCACTGGCAACTGGTCGGCACGCCGGCACAGATTGTCGATCAGCTCGAAGAGCGCTTTGTGAATCACGGCGCGGACGGTTTCAACGTAATGCCGCCGGTGCTGCCGCATGGCTTGACCGATTTCGTCGAACTGGTGGTGCCTGAGTTGCGCCGGCGCGGTTTGTTCCGCCAGGACTACGAAGGCCGCACGTTGCGCGAGAACCTCGGATTGCGGCGGCCCGGCAACCGCTATTTTTCCGTGGCCAGTCTTGAATCCGGCGCATAA
- a CDS encoding substrate-binding domain-containing protein translates to MSATVSHTLRTLALAAATLLAGAAAYAAPLKGAPAPFDKGGVKVALVNYLSTGDFFQAYEAGAQKQAKALGIDLRIYEGRQDAAEQREQIQQAISLGVSAIIVNHGLPESLKDVVQRALDKGIKVVAFDVDLGNPKVPQIEQSDRDLASLLLDQALKDNGDNFAAGYVYVAGFAPLDRRDAVWRDFKAAHPKVQEKARWGTVDNPIAQSVANQASAAYRAHPEIRVVFAPYDEFARGAKLAADEANLASKLRIYSADISTSDIEAIRAPNSAWVATAATNPAVVGAVSVRAAALLLAGQTPEHRIVVKPTLITRDDLVKNNIRTIAELGEKFPAFRSSDAATAAWIPAAD, encoded by the coding sequence ATGAGCGCTACTGTAAGCCACACGCTGCGCACACTCGCCCTGGCTGCGGCTACGCTGCTGGCCGGCGCCGCCGCATACGCGGCTCCGCTCAAAGGTGCGCCCGCGCCCTTCGACAAGGGCGGCGTGAAGGTCGCGCTCGTCAACTATCTGTCGACGGGCGATTTTTTCCAGGCCTATGAAGCCGGTGCGCAAAAGCAGGCCAAAGCGCTCGGCATCGATCTGCGCATCTACGAAGGCCGTCAGGATGCCGCCGAGCAACGTGAACAGATCCAGCAGGCGATCAGCCTCGGCGTGTCGGCGATTATCGTCAATCACGGTTTGCCGGAATCGCTCAAGGACGTCGTGCAGCGTGCATTGGATAAAGGCATCAAGGTCGTCGCGTTCGATGTCGATCTGGGCAACCCCAAGGTGCCGCAGATCGAGCAGAGCGATCGCGATCTGGCCTCGCTGCTGCTCGATCAGGCGTTGAAAGACAACGGCGATAACTTTGCCGCCGGCTATGTGTATGTGGCGGGCTTCGCACCGCTCGACCGGCGCGATGCGGTATGGCGTGACTTCAAGGCGGCTCATCCGAAGGTGCAGGAGAAGGCGCGCTGGGGCACGGTGGACAATCCGATCGCGCAGTCGGTGGCCAACCAGGCTAGCGCGGCCTATCGCGCCCATCCTGAGATTCGTGTGGTGTTCGCGCCTTACGACGAATTCGCGCGCGGCGCGAAACTTGCCGCGGACGAGGCGAATCTGGCGTCGAAGCTGCGCATCTACAGCGCCGATATTTCGACCTCCGATATCGAGGCGATCCGCGCGCCGAATAGCGCATGGGTGGCAACCGCGGCGACCAATCCGGCGGTGGTCGGCGCGGTGTCCGTGCGGGCGGCGGCCCTGCTGCTCGCGGGACAGACGCCCGAGCACCGGATCGTGGTCAAGCCGACGCTGATCACGCGCGACGATCTGGTGAAGAACAACATCAGGACGATCGCCGAACTCGGTGAAAAATTCCCGGCCTTCCGTTCGAGCGACGCTGCCACCGCGGCCTGGATCCCGGCGGCGGACTGA